In Heptranchias perlo isolate sHepPer1 chromosome 7, sHepPer1.hap1, whole genome shotgun sequence, a genomic segment contains:
- the prpf40a gene encoding pre-mRNA-processing factor 40 homolog A isoform X3, which produces MNGKIWRKSDSTPFLKFWRVYFDVSTSDTSNGPGQPASFANAPPMIPPPFMPGMMPPMMAGMMMSRMPTAPIQATAPPPGVSTTVTEVTSAPPATIVQVTNPTVSTAQQISTANESSGEEQPKKKSVWTEHKSPDGRTYFYNSETKQSTWEKPDELKSHAEQLLSKCPWKEYKSDTGKPYYYNSQTKESRWTKPKELEELEEMIKAEEENGVKEASVSTVSTSIQEATTTTPVEVIENEVTTTDDNEKQQTLAAEQPEPEPVEIISQPVEEVTKQDIQENDIPKKEEEVKKEPVRKTYTWNTKEEAKQAFKELLKEKGVQSNASWEHAMKMIINDPRYSALPKLSEKKQAFNAYKIQTEKEEKEEARLRYKEAKENFQRFLENHEKMTSTTRYRKAEQMFGETEVWTAVPERDRQEIYEDVLFFLAKKEKEQARQLRKRNTQALKNILDNMANVTYCTTWSEAQQYLMDNPTFAEDEELQNMDKEDALVCFEEHIRALEKEEEEEKQRGLLRERRRQRKNREAFQTFLDELHESGHLHSMSTWMELYPAISADIRFSKMLGQPGSTPLDLFKFYVEDLKARFHDEKKIIKDILKDKGFVVEVNTTFEEFGTVISSDKRAATLDAGNIKLTFNSLLEKAEAREREREKEEARKLKRKETAFKSMLKQATPPLEPESNWDEVRDKFVNESAFEDITVESERKRLFKEFLQILEHECQHHHSKSKKHSKKSKKHHRKHSRSRSASESEDDDYHHSKKKKRSHSKSPSDRSSSEESERSYKKSKKHKKKGKKRRRKSVTPESEGERERERDRERERERDRDRREKERSRDDEKERNRHRSQSKHKSPRKAANKDTANWETSDSELSEGELEKRRRTLLQQLDDDQ; this is translated from the exons CCAGGAGTTagcaccacagtcacagaagTAACATCAG CTCCTCCAGCCACTATTGTTCAG GTTACAAATCCTACAGTTTCTACCGCTCAGCAAATTTCTACTGCTAATGAATCTTCTGGAGAAGAGCAGCCCAAGAAG AAGTCTGTTTGGACTGAACACAAATCTCCAgatggaaggacctatttctacAATTCtgagacaaagcagtccacttgggAGAAGCCAGATGAGCTGAAATCACATGCAGAG CAACTACTATCAAAATGTCCTTGGAAAGAATACAAGTCTGATACTGGAAAGCCCTATTATTATAATTCTCAAACAAAAGAGTCTCGATGGACTAAACccaaagaattggaggagctggaAG AAATGATCAAAGCTGAGGAAGAAAATGG CGTGAAGGAGGCTTCTGTATCCACTGTATCAACCTCTATTCAAGAGGCAACAACGACCACCCCTGTGGAGGTTATTGAGAATGAAGTTACAACCACTGATGATAATGAAAAGCAACAAACATTAGCTGCTGAGCAGCCTGAGCCTGAACCTGTAGAGATCATTTCTCAGCCAGTAGAAGAAGTAACAAAGCAGGACATTCAAGAAAA TGATATTCCAAAAAAAGAGGAGGAAGTAAAGAAAGAGCCGGTCAGGAAAACTTATACCTGGAACACAAAAGAGGAGGCAAAACAAGCATTTAAAGAACTATTAAAAGAAAAG GGTGTTCAGTCTAATGCCTCATGGGAGCATGCAATGAAGATGATAATAAATGATCCTAGGTATAG CGCATTACCAAAACTTAGTGAAAAGAAACAAGCATTTAATGCTTATAAAATACAGACTGAAAAAGAAGAGAAGGAAGAAGCCAGGCTCCGATATAAAGAAGCAAAAGAAAACTTTCAGCGATTTCTTGAAAACCATGAAAAAATGACATCTACTACCAGATACAG GAAAGCTGAGCAGATGTTTGGAGAGACTGAAGTATGGACTGCAGTTCCTGAGCGGGATCGACAGGAGATCTATGAAGATGTTTTGTTTTTTCTAGCCAAAAAAGAAAAG GAGCAAGCAAGGCAACTGAGAAAGAGGAACACCCAGGCACTGAAGAACATCCTCGACAACATGGCTAATGTAACGTACTGCACTACGTGGTCAGAGGCACAGCAGTATCTAATGGATAATCCAACTTTTGCAGAGGATGAAGAGTTGCAAA ATATGGATAAAGAAGACGCCCTTGTTTGTTTTGAAGAGCATATAAGAGCACtagagaaagaggaagaggaggagaaacagCGAGGTTTGCTTAGAGAGAGGAGAAGGCAGCGTAAAAATAGGGAGGCTTTCCAA ACATTCTTAGATGAGTTGCATGAAAGTGGACATTTGCATTCTATGTCTACCTGGATGGAATTGTATCCTGCCATCAGTGCTGATATTAGATTCTCCAAAATGTTAGGCCAACCTG GATCTACCCCACTTGATCTCTTCAAATTTTATGTGGAAGATCTAAAAGCACGCTTCCATGATGAAAAGAAGATAATAAAAGATATTTTAAAG GATAAAGGTTTTGTGGTGGAAGTAAATACTACGTTTGAAGAATTTGGTACAGTTATCAGCTCAGACAAGAGAGCAGCCACACTTGATGCTGGTAACATTAAACTTACTTTCAACAGT TTGTTAGAGAAAGCAGAAGCTCGAGAACgtgaaagagaaaaggaagaagCTAGAAAACTAAAGCGAAAAGAAACTGCTTTCAAAAGTATGTTAAAGCAAGCAACGCCTCCTCTTGAGCCAGAATCAAATTGGGATGAG GTCCGAGATAAATTTGTAAATGAGTCTGCTTTTGAAGACATTACAGTAGAATCTGAGAGAAAAAGACTTTTCAAGGAATTTCTACAGATTCTTGAG CACGAATGCCAGCATCATCATTCAAAGAGCAAAAAACATtccaagaagtcaaaaaaacaccaCAGGAAGCATTCTCGCTCTCGTTCA gcctctgagtcagaagatgatGATTATCACCATTCTAAGAAAAAGAAGCGTTCCCATTCAAAGTCCCCTTCAGATCGATCCTCTAGTGAAGAGTCAG AGCGAAGTTATAAAAAGTCTAAAAAACACAAGAAAAAGGGCAAAAAGAGAAGACGCAAATCT GTGACTCCTGAATCTGAaggagagcgagaacgagagcgtGATCGTGaacgggaaagggagagagaccgggatagaagAGAAAAGGAAAGAAGCAGGGAcgatgagaaagaaagaaaccgACACAGATCGCAATCGAAACACAAATCACCCAGAAAAGCCGCCAACAAAGACACA GCAAATTGGGAGACCTCTGATAGTGAGCTAAGTGAGGGAGAGCTAGAAAAACGAAGGCGAACTCTCCTGCAACAACTTGATGATGACCAGTAA